The following coding sequences are from one Bacteroidales bacterium WCE2008 window:
- a CDS encoding Glycosyltransferase involved in cell wall bisynthesis produces MNSTPKVSVIIPVYNVEEYVGCCVRSVFMQDWKNIEFIFVDDASTDRSVSIIEEILNLEFPELRPCVKIIRKEHSGLPQSRMAGLRVAEGEYIIHVDSDDWVEPEYISHLASKAVKENADVVYCDFIKEMEGRSKLVVEGEFTPSNGAMAVKNMHNSIIRGYMWNKLARRSLYDLDKMFVPIYGYHEDLVFQTQILYRAAKVVHLNEALYHYRRKRKGALTTLPLVKSRKMSAENMLKLYDILPAEGEPKESSGIDILIRGGWYCACILNLKMLREHPEAVRILSSMKLIRDCRVPLFKQRFTRFICRLVLKRLK; encoded by the coding sequence ATGAATAGTACTCCCAAAGTATCTGTAATCATTCCTGTATATAATGTTGAGGAATATGTCGGCTGTTGTGTCAGGTCGGTGTTTATGCAGGACTGGAAGAATATTGAGTTCATTTTTGTGGACGATGCCTCCACGGACCGTTCCGTTTCCATAATTGAAGAGATTCTCAACCTCGAATTCCCTGAATTGCGTCCTTGCGTGAAGATTATACGCAAAGAGCATTCCGGTCTTCCGCAGTCACGTATGGCCGGCCTCAGGGTTGCGGAAGGCGAGTATATAATCCATGTGGATTCCGACGACTGGGTCGAGCCTGAATATATAAGCCATCTTGCTTCCAAGGCCGTCAAAGAGAATGCCGACGTGGTTTATTGCGATTTCATCAAGGAGATGGAAGGCCGCTCGAAGTTGGTCGTCGAAGGGGAATTCACTCCTTCCAATGGAGCCATGGCCGTAAAGAACATGCATAACAGTATCATAAGGGGCTATATGTGGAATAAACTTGCCAGAAGGTCCCTGTATGATCTCGACAAAATGTTCGTCCCGATATATGGCTATCATGAGGACCTTGTGTTCCAGACCCAGATACTGTATCGTGCTGCCAAGGTCGTGCACCTGAACGAGGCCCTTTATCATTACCGTCGCAAGAGAAAGGGGGCGCTTACCACTCTTCCTCTTGTCAAATCCCGCAAGATGTCTGCCGAGAATATGCTGAAGCTCTATGATATACTGCCAGCGGAGGGAGAGCCTAAAGAGTCAAGCGGCATTGATATCCTCATTCGTGGAGGATGGTATTGCGCCTGCATACTGAATCTGAAGATGCTCCGCGAACATCCGGAAGCAGTCAGGATCCTTTCTTCCATGAAACTGATCCGGGATTGCCGTGTGCCTCTTTTCAAACAGCGTTTTACCAGATTCATCTGCCGCCTCGTCCTCAAGCGGTTAAAATAA
- a CDS encoding TonB-linked outer membrane protein, SusC/RagA family, which yields MKLSCKLSCILFTGLLMLSSNFSYGQNNITVTGKVTDQSGTPAVGVSVMLNSKTTVGTETDPEGNYSLNVPSESTLIFSCIGYETQNVPVRGRTVINIVMVEDSEFLEETVVIGYGVQKKSDVTGAIASVKSSDLENRTATDLAQALQGKAAGVQIVNSSGAPGSSSNIQIRGYSSNSRTSPLIIVDGLKTNDLSYLDPETIASIEILKDAASAAIYGIEAGNGVILVTTKSGSSQNGRGRVFYKFQNSSQSVARLPKTLNSKEYMDYMVLSGAATQGDFQYDGKTDTDWASEMLETGFQRKHVLGFEGGNDRAKFYAALTYSDNDGIIIGNKDTFERLSGQINAEYKINSWLTVGVNTTIDKSSRRALNESARTTDTVFASILTSDPITPFIYEDGEIPIRVQETIKAGHNVPRDPSGRVYGVSVFGDPSYLWHPHALLDRTDTETKSFRARGTAFVNISPVKGFVFTSRLGFHGGYSHTSTFNHDVYTTARNNQALSISGNVNDIIYYQWENFANYNKAVGRHALSAMAGISYQQTDSDFIRASGNELSNEAENFRYLSNAVNTAQMSISGQPDTRRNVSYFGRLGYTFDNRFFILGNFRADAYDKSKLDVQSRWGYFPSISGGWNISNEKFMKGIMDKTGLTFMKLRASWGVNGNVNALGDYQYASVLESSSDYGNNLGSGFIIGVRPSKLLPNKNIKWETSKQVDLGIDIRMFKERLTFTLDWYNKNTHDLITSTTAPGNTGAETVYVNAGKVNNHGTEIELGWKDVIGEFSYGISGNISTVHNKVVKGTSKDRVPGQKIWSSYDVTYFEEGYPLWYLRTFVVDHIDQATGAAVYKDFNNDGEITPDDQMMTGSGIPDYTYGITVNMAYKGFDFVLLGSGSQGADLLYAVTRADALQLNTLREFYTDAWQNSSSTGYKYPKPDVSDRFYKTSNLRVYDASFFKIKQIQLGYNVPGKLLKKIAVGSLRAYVSLDDFFTFTKYPGLDPETSHAGSSASGLGIDYGSYPIAKKVVFGVNLSF from the coding sequence ATGAAACTCTCATGTAAACTAAGCTGTATCCTTTTCACGGGATTGTTGATGCTGTCTTCCAATTTCAGCTACGGACAGAACAACATAACAGTTACAGGAAAGGTTACTGATCAAAGTGGAACCCCGGCCGTGGGGGTCAGCGTCATGCTCAACAGCAAAACGACTGTTGGTACAGAAACAGATCCGGAAGGAAACTATTCGCTTAACGTTCCTTCAGAATCAACTCTTATTTTTTCTTGCATAGGGTACGAGACTCAGAATGTACCCGTCAGGGGTCGCACTGTAATAAATATTGTAATGGTCGAGGATTCCGAATTCCTCGAAGAGACCGTAGTCATCGGATACGGCGTCCAGAAAAAGAGCGATGTTACCGGAGCAATCGCATCTGTCAAGAGTTCCGACCTGGAGAACAGGACGGCGACAGACCTCGCCCAGGCCCTCCAGGGAAAAGCAGCCGGTGTCCAGATCGTCAACTCGTCAGGAGCGCCTGGTTCTTCATCCAACATCCAGATCCGAGGATATTCCTCAAACAGCAGGACATCACCTCTTATTATAGTGGACGGTCTGAAGACAAACGACCTCAGCTATCTCGATCCGGAGACCATCGCCTCTATCGAAATCCTGAAAGATGCCGCTTCTGCGGCGATCTACGGTATCGAGGCCGGCAACGGAGTAATCCTCGTCACTACCAAGTCCGGCAGCTCCCAGAACGGCAGAGGCCGCGTATTCTATAAATTCCAGAACTCATCGCAGTCAGTCGCCCGCCTTCCTAAGACGCTGAATTCAAAAGAATACATGGACTATATGGTCCTCTCCGGCGCAGCCACACAGGGAGACTTCCAATATGACGGCAAGACCGATACCGACTGGGCTTCAGAAATGCTGGAAACCGGTTTCCAGAGGAAACATGTCCTCGGCTTCGAGGGAGGAAACGACAGGGCCAAGTTCTATGCCGCGCTGACCTATTCCGACAACGATGGTATAATCATCGGTAATAAGGATACCTTCGAACGTCTTTCAGGCCAGATCAATGCCGAATACAAGATCAACAGCTGGCTTACCGTCGGCGTCAACACGACCATTGACAAGAGCTCCAGGAGAGCCCTCAACGAAAGCGCCAGGACCACCGATACCGTATTCGCATCCATTCTTACCTCAGACCCTATCACTCCGTTCATATATGAAGACGGGGAAATTCCGATAAGAGTCCAGGAGACCATCAAAGCCGGCCACAATGTCCCGAGAGACCCGTCGGGAAGAGTCTATGGCGTATCCGTATTCGGCGACCCGAGCTATCTCTGGCATCCGCACGCCCTTCTCGACAGGACAGATACGGAGACCAAGAGTTTCAGGGCCAGAGGTACCGCTTTCGTGAACATATCCCCTGTCAAAGGATTCGTCTTCACATCTAGGCTCGGATTCCATGGCGGTTACAGCCACACCAGCACATTTAACCACGACGTATATACCACTGCAAGGAACAATCAGGCTTTGTCCATCTCCGGCAATGTCAATGACATCATCTACTATCAGTGGGAGAACTTCGCCAACTACAACAAGGCGGTCGGCCGCCACGCCTTATCCGCAATGGCCGGTATTTCATATCAGCAGACCGATTCTGATTTCATCAGGGCAAGCGGAAACGAGCTCTCCAACGAAGCGGAGAACTTCCGCTATCTCAGCAATGCAGTGAACACCGCCCAGATGTCAATCTCCGGCCAGCCGGATACAAGGAGAAACGTTTCTTACTTCGGACGTCTCGGCTACACCTTCGACAACAGATTCTTCATCCTCGGCAACTTCCGCGCTGATGCCTATGACAAATCCAAGCTGGATGTCCAAAGCAGATGGGGCTACTTCCCTTCCATCTCCGGAGGCTGGAACATCAGCAACGAAAAATTCATGAAGGGCATCATGGACAAGACCGGTCTTACCTTCATGAAACTGAGAGCATCCTGGGGTGTCAACGGTAATGTCAACGCGCTCGGCGATTACCAGTACGCTTCCGTACTGGAGAGCTCTTCCGACTACGGAAACAACCTCGGATCAGGCTTCATCATCGGAGTACGTCCTTCCAAGCTCCTCCCGAACAAGAATATCAAATGGGAGACCTCGAAACAGGTCGACCTCGGTATCGACATCCGCATGTTCAAGGAAAGACTCACCTTCACTCTCGACTGGTACAACAAAAACACCCATGACCTTATCACCAGCACGACCGCACCTGGCAACACCGGAGCAGAGACTGTCTATGTCAACGCCGGAAAGGTCAACAACCATGGTACGGAAATCGAGCTCGGCTGGAAGGACGTCATCGGCGAATTCAGCTACGGAATCTCCGGAAACATCTCTACTGTCCATAACAAAGTAGTCAAAGGAACATCGAAAGACCGCGTCCCGGGCCAGAAGATCTGGAGTTCATACGACGTCACCTATTTCGAGGAAGGCTATCCTCTCTGGTATCTCAGGACCTTTGTCGTAGACCATATCGACCAGGCTACAGGCGCCGCAGTCTACAAGGATTTCAACAACGACGGAGAGATCACTCCTGACGACCAGATGATGACCGGAAGCGGAATTCCTGACTACACCTACGGAATTACAGTCAACATGGCCTACAAGGGCTTCGATTTCGTCCTTCTGGGCTCCGGCTCCCAGGGTGCAGACCTTCTCTATGCCGTGACCAGGGCTGATGCGCTCCAGCTGAACACTCTCAGAGAATTCTACACCGACGCATGGCAGAACAGCAGTTCTACCGGATACAAGTATCCGAAGCCGGATGTGAGCGACCGTTTCTACAAGACTTCCAACTTGCGTGTGTACGACGCTTCATTCTTCAAGATCAAACAGATCCAGCTCGGTTACAACGTCCCTGGCAAACTTCTCAAGAAAATCGCAGTCGGTTCATTGAGAGCATATGTTTCGCTGGATGATTTCTTCACCTTCACCAAATATCCGGGACTCGATCCGGAGACCAGTCACGCAGGTTCATCCGCATCAGGACTTGGTATCGACTACGGTTCTTACCCTATCGCAAAGAAGGTTGTATTCGGCGTAAATCTGTCATTTTAA
- a CDS encoding Protein N-acetyltransferase, RimJ/RimL family has protein sequence MTDMYIVETDRLGFRKWRDDDAETLFRYASDPDVGPRAGWPPHKSVEESREIIRTLFGGDHMWALVLKETGEPVGCIGYFIHGESNIEIGVDDAEVGYWIGKPYWNQGICTEALRALVDYCFDVKGFSTLWGDFFIGNPASGHVMEKCGFIDTGRENKCSNLRVGKDNPVRIMRLDRPAPLTEEYLMGFVPERFLRDEKYRRGHMNILAPAAGTRILGMHTPEMKAVARDLVKKGEWRRQLEAWKNHRPLTGAGGLTHEERMIWGLVLDYAKLPLEERLDEVRKFIPAVDNWAICDNFCCNAKWVEKSDKEKVWKFARELIGSSGEFRARVGLILSLAHFLDECSVQRTLDTVVERNIGDDSPFYIRMGAAWLFAEALCRQYDIALPYIRERRLSRWIHNKAIQKARESFRIAPELKDYLNTLKF, from the coding sequence ATGACAGATATGTATATTGTAGAGACAGACAGGCTCGGTTTCCGCAAGTGGCGGGACGACGACGCCGAGACACTATTCAGATATGCTTCCGACCCCGACGTGGGGCCGAGGGCAGGATGGCCGCCGCATAAGTCGGTGGAGGAGAGCCGGGAGATCATAAGGACTCTTTTCGGCGGGGACCATATGTGGGCGCTGGTACTGAAGGAGACCGGAGAACCGGTCGGCTGCATCGGGTACTTCATCCATGGCGAGAGCAACATCGAAATCGGCGTGGATGATGCCGAAGTAGGCTACTGGATAGGGAAGCCTTACTGGAACCAGGGCATCTGTACCGAGGCTTTACGCGCGCTTGTCGATTACTGTTTTGATGTAAAGGGCTTTTCTACCCTTTGGGGCGACTTCTTTATAGGCAACCCGGCTTCCGGCCATGTGATGGAAAAATGCGGTTTCATTGATACCGGCCGGGAGAACAAGTGCAGCAACCTCAGAGTCGGCAAGGACAATCCGGTCCGGATAATGAGGCTGGACAGGCCTGCGCCGTTGACTGAAGAATATCTTATGGGCTTCGTGCCGGAGCGATTCCTCCGGGACGAAAAATACCGCCGCGGCCATATGAACATTCTCGCTCCTGCAGCGGGGACACGGATTCTGGGCATGCATACTCCGGAGATGAAAGCTGTCGCCAGGGATCTGGTGAAGAAAGGGGAGTGGAGAAGGCAGCTGGAGGCATGGAAGAATCACCGTCCCCTGACCGGGGCCGGAGGGCTGACGCACGAGGAAAGGATGATCTGGGGCCTTGTGCTGGATTATGCGAAGCTCCCGCTGGAGGAGCGTCTGGATGAGGTCAGGAAGTTCATTCCGGCTGTCGATAACTGGGCGATCTGCGACAATTTCTGCTGCAATGCAAAGTGGGTGGAAAAATCTGACAAGGAGAAAGTGTGGAAGTTCGCCAGGGAACTGATCGGGTCTTCCGGGGAGTTCCGGGCGAGGGTCGGCCTGATCCTCTCTCTTGCCCATTTCTTGGATGAATGCAGCGTGCAGAGGACTCTCGATACTGTCGTCGAAAGAAATATCGGGGATGATTCGCCGTTCTATATACGTATGGGCGCGGCCTGGCTGTTCGCTGAAGCTCTTTGCCGGCAATATGATATAGCCCTTCCTTACATCCGGGAGCGCCGTCTTTCCCGCTGGATCCATAATAAGGCGATCCAGAAAGCAAGGGAGAGTTTCCGTATCGCTCCGGAGCTGAAGGATTATCTCAATACTTTAAAGTTTTGA
- a CDS encoding Glycosyl hydrolases family 43, which translates to MNYLRLAMPVFAAIALSGCTSTPKAPVTETPEKVVILPGEQAPLADPGQKNFGGMIPSGPIDTAARNAAIRARMAEMNKIRTVHFNDLSMSDPFIYPDPETKTYYLTSSGGRMYKSKDLVMWEGPYNIIDLSGTWCEKAGFAAAAEIHKIGDYYYYAGTWSDHSDLIQQVPRRYNVPHNQTYLLRAESPEGPFVPFSVEPGYDYQPHDWDCIDGTLYEEDGHIYMIFVHEWTQIIDGTMDYIELSEDLTHTISEHPVTMFRASENPSCGEMNGLGEATFGRKMPGWVTDGPQMFRTQTGKLGMLWSTWGKDRYIQAVCYSESGKISGPWIQEPEPFLGNNSGHGMLFRTFDGALRYVVHHVDGNGPRKPQYWTVDDSGDKLKLGTRIIVK; encoded by the coding sequence ATGAATTATTTAAGACTCGCAATGCCGGTATTTGCGGCAATCGCACTCTCGGGATGCACCAGCACTCCAAAGGCTCCCGTAACCGAAACCCCCGAAAAGGTGGTTATCCTGCCTGGTGAGCAGGCCCCTCTGGCCGATCCGGGCCAGAAAAACTTCGGCGGAATGATCCCTTCCGGGCCAATAGATACAGCTGCAAGAAACGCAGCCATTAGGGCGCGCATGGCCGAAATGAACAAAATCAGGACCGTCCATTTCAACGACCTTTCAATGTCAGATCCGTTCATCTATCCGGATCCTGAGACGAAGACATACTATCTCACCTCTTCCGGCGGACGTATGTACAAGAGCAAGGATCTCGTAATGTGGGAAGGTCCATACAACATCATAGACCTGAGCGGGACATGGTGCGAGAAGGCAGGTTTCGCCGCAGCCGCAGAAATCCACAAGATCGGTGACTACTACTATTATGCAGGAACATGGAGCGACCACAGCGACCTCATCCAGCAGGTCCCGAGACGCTACAACGTCCCTCACAACCAGACCTATCTTCTCCGCGCCGAGAGTCCTGAAGGTCCGTTCGTCCCATTCTCCGTCGAGCCGGGCTACGACTATCAGCCACACGACTGGGACTGCATCGACGGAACCCTCTACGAAGAAGACGGCCACATCTACATGATTTTCGTCCATGAATGGACCCAGATCATTGACGGTACGATGGATTACATCGAGCTGTCGGAAGACCTGACACATACTATCTCGGAGCACCCTGTCACTATGTTCAGGGCATCGGAGAACCCGTCATGCGGAGAGATGAACGGTCTCGGAGAGGCCACCTTCGGACGCAAGATGCCAGGCTGGGTAACAGACGGACCTCAGATGTTCCGCACCCAGACCGGAAAACTCGGAATGCTATGGTCGACATGGGGCAAAGACCGTTATATCCAGGCAGTATGCTACTCAGAGTCCGGCAAGATTTCCGGACCATGGATTCAGGAACCGGAGCCTTTCCTCGGCAATAATTCCGGCCACGGAATGCTTTTCAGAACCTTTGACGGAGCACTCCGCTATGTAGTACATCATGTTGACGGGAACGGACCGAGGAAGCCTCAGTACTGGACTGTCGATGATAGCGGTGACAAGTTGAAACTCGGCACACGGATAATCGTTAAATAA
- a CDS encoding Starch-binding associating with outer membrane, which produces MKKIYILIPLIVLGLTFSSCEKYLDVQQKSVLSTEDYYKNATAKEADALIASIYKMYWGGRDVTCVNGIEKILFLNSLDDDHYPGGGSFSDATNQYQEAGNYNVTSADFALKIVYKGIYSVIYHCNLILEKIPETSDPEINRVKAEANFLRALAMFDAVRWWGTPPLADHLLSQSEYYQENTPSEVSINWILEQMGDAVSKLPPISGKGRQAEFGARISKHAALAFKGKVELWYGQKTNNKEMIAAAVKDLGEVINSGLYDLVADMFILERPAGDFCEEYLFEHNSAEDDGFPGNPQNDLRHMWTGWPDGIVAPNNIYTGWGWNAVSGDFGRFLMEHEGDVEKPRFKSTIHTYEQVLAMNYNEGVTPGVRSSGICHNEGYFTYRGIAFLEDFYDIPGFWKYSRTNAAMLRYAEVLLLYAEAQFLNDKDADGSGLEALNKVRRRAQIDEVSALTYQIIKDERRAELFYEQERFFDLVRWGDAPSVLKDKGKKLYKFYGYKPGTTEWNVEVINGTGNGWQDKYNLLPFPFEQISANPNLKQNPGW; this is translated from the coding sequence ATGAAAAAGATATATATACTTATCCCATTGATTGTCCTGGGACTGACATTCAGTTCATGTGAAAAGTATCTGGATGTCCAGCAGAAAAGCGTTCTTTCGACTGAAGACTACTACAAGAATGCTACAGCCAAGGAGGCCGATGCTCTTATCGCCAGTATATACAAGATGTATTGGGGAGGACGAGACGTCACTTGCGTCAACGGTATCGAAAAGATATTGTTCCTCAATTCTCTCGACGATGACCACTATCCTGGAGGCGGATCCTTCTCGGATGCCACTAACCAGTACCAGGAGGCGGGAAACTACAACGTCACCTCTGCCGACTTCGCTCTCAAGATTGTCTATAAAGGCATTTACAGCGTAATCTACCACTGCAACCTTATCCTTGAGAAGATCCCTGAGACAAGCGATCCTGAGATAAACAGAGTCAAGGCCGAAGCCAACTTCCTCCGCGCGCTCGCAATGTTCGACGCAGTAAGATGGTGGGGCACGCCACCCCTCGCCGACCACCTTCTCTCCCAGAGCGAATACTATCAGGAGAACACCCCATCCGAGGTATCGATCAACTGGATACTGGAGCAGATGGGCGATGCAGTAAGCAAGCTTCCTCCAATCAGCGGAAAGGGACGCCAGGCAGAATTCGGAGCACGTATCTCCAAGCATGCGGCTCTTGCATTCAAGGGAAAAGTCGAACTCTGGTATGGCCAGAAGACCAACAACAAAGAAATGATTGCCGCTGCCGTCAAAGATCTGGGCGAAGTCATCAATTCGGGGCTGTATGATCTTGTCGCCGACATGTTCATACTCGAAAGACCCGCAGGAGATTTCTGCGAGGAATACCTGTTCGAGCACAATTCCGCCGAGGATGACGGTTTCCCTGGCAACCCTCAGAACGACCTCCGTCACATGTGGACAGGCTGGCCGGACGGAATCGTCGCTCCAAATAACATCTATACAGGATGGGGCTGGAATGCAGTTTCCGGCGACTTCGGAAGATTCCTCATGGAACATGAAGGAGACGTAGAGAAGCCTCGTTTCAAATCCACCATCCATACCTACGAGCAGGTACTCGCAATGAATTACAACGAAGGTGTCACTCCGGGAGTACGTTCAAGCGGTATCTGCCACAACGAAGGATATTTCACATACAGAGGAATAGCATTCCTGGAGGACTTCTATGATATCCCCGGATTCTGGAAATACTCGAGGACAAATGCAGCGATGCTGCGTTATGCAGAAGTCCTTCTGCTCTACGCCGAAGCTCAGTTCCTGAACGACAAAGATGCTGACGGTTCCGGTCTCGAGGCTCTCAACAAAGTACGCCGCAGAGCCCAGATTGATGAAGTCTCTGCCCTTACCTACCAGATAATCAAGGACGAACGCCGTGCAGAGCTGTTCTATGAGCAGGAGAGATTCTTCGACCTCGTACGATGGGGTGATGCGCCTTCAGTTCTCAAGGACAAAGGCAAGAAACTATATAAGTTCTATGGATATAAGCCTGGCACGACAGAATGGAATGTAGAAGTTATCAACGGAACCGGAAACGGATGGCAGGACAAGTACAATCTCCTCCCCTTCCCGTTCGAACAGATATCTGCAAATCCTAACTTGAAACAGAACCCAGGTTGGTAA